The nucleotide window GAAGCAATCGAAATACCTGCAACCAAACCGCCCAAAGCCAAGGAGCCCGTATCGCCCATGAAGATCTTCGCCGGGGCCGCGTTCCACCACAAAAAGCCCAAGCAGGCGCCCAGTCCAGCGGCGGTCAGTACAGCCAAATCAAGAGGGTCACGCACCGAGTAGCAACCAGGCACAGCAGCAACCGAGCAAGAATTACGGAATTGCCAGAAGGTCACAATCGAGTAAGTACCCAGCACCATCGCGGTGGACCCAGCAGCCAAACCGTCCAAACCATCAGTCAGGTTCACGGCATTCGACCACGCCGAAACCACAATGTAGATAAACAGCAAGAACAGCAGCAGGCCGATGATCTTCGGCCCGACGGCCAAAGTGAAAGTGCCGATATCACGCACAAAGCTAAGTTTCTCCGAGCCTGGCGTCAGGCCGTGTTCGTCGGGGAACTGCAGCAACGCCACGCCGAAGCCCAAAGACACAGCAAGTTGGCCAATCAGCTTGGCTTTCTTGTTCAGACCCAAGTTCCGGACCTTGACCAGCTTGATGTAGTCGTCAGCAAAACCCAGAGCACCCAGGCCCACGGTGAGCCCCAGCACCAGCAGACCCGAGGCGGTGAACCCACCGGTACCACGAATCATCGAGTAGAGGTTGGTGACCACATAGGCGAACACAATGCCCGTCAAAATCGCGATGCCACCCATGGTGGGGGTGCCGCGCTTGCGCAGGTGCGACTTGGGGCCTTCCTCGCGGATCTCCTGCCCCAGGCCTTCCGCGCTGAATCGACGGATCAGCACCGGAGTAAAGAAGATCGCCACCAGGAAGCTCAATGCCCCACTGATAATTATCTGAGTCACTATTAAATCTCCTGCTTAAAAACGGTGCGATCGAACGAGTAAGAAGTCTAGCCGGGTGCCTGCCCGCAACCGGGGAGGCTCAACCAGCGGCCACAATGTCAGCAACCGACCACAGTGCTTCCGACCGCGAAGCTTTCACAAGTATGACGTCGCGGGGCTCAATGTCGGCAGACACCGTCTGGGCGGCAGCCTGGGCGTCCGGCACTGCGCGTACCCACACACCCGCAGCCGTAGCGGCGTCAACAAGCGCACGCATGTTGGGGTTATCCCCCACTGCCACCACACGATCGATGTGCAATTGCTGCAGTGTGGCCACAATGTCGGCGTGCTCTGCTTCGGCGTCGTCGCCGAGCTCGCCCATCTGGCCCAGCACAGCCCAACTGCGCGCGTCCTCCCGCGCCGAGGCGGTGTAAGCCAGCGCGGCGAGCC belongs to Corynebacterium argentoratense DSM 44202 and includes:
- the mraY gene encoding phospho-N-acetylmuramoyl-pentapeptide-transferase; its protein translation is MTQIIISGALSFLVAIFFTPVLIRRFSAEGLGQEIREEGPKSHLRKRGTPTMGGIAILTGIVFAYVVTNLYSMIRGTGGFTASGLLVLGLTVGLGALGFADDYIKLVKVRNLGLNKKAKLIGQLAVSLGFGVALLQFPDEHGLTPGSEKLSFVRDIGTFTLAVGPKIIGLLLFLLFIYIVVSAWSNAVNLTDGLDGLAAGSTAMVLGTYSIVTFWQFRNSCSVAAVPGCYSVRDPLDLAVLTAAGLGACLGFLWWNAAPAKIFMGDTGSLALGGLVAGISIASRTELLMVVVGALFVIEAASVAIQVVVFRTKGTRFFRMAPFHHHFENGGWAETMVVIRFWLITAMACMIGIALFYTDWLTAAGV